TCTAATGCTGATAacattttgaaataattaattattaataacaCCTAATATGGAAATGTCCATTATAGGGTCTGTTTACTGGACAGGCCATAAGCCTATagtccctgtctgggaaaccgccccatagagTTTAAGGTagttaaagacatttttattttctaaaggCCTTTCAAAGTCCTTGACTGACAATACTAAATGTCTTATCCTGGGCTTCCTTAAAAACAAACTCAACactgtttttaataattacagtattactggcagcaggttgccagtaacttactgtaaatttAAATGCATGTAATTTGCCGGCAACAGTTTGTTCAgagataaattaacattaaacattaacaagtctttacagaaaaaaaccctataaaataacagcctcatgcaaagcattctgggaaccagaatCATTAACCTTCTTTTTCAGAATTttgttcccagaatgctttgcatgaagctgttattttatgtttttttctgtaaatataAAGTTAATGTTTAATGGTAATTTTTCTTTGAACAAAccattaaattacataaattgaAATCTACAGTTACTGGTAACCTGCCAATAAAACTGTAATTTCTACAGAATTATTTTACAGTGTTAACATGGTTAATAAAGTAGATTAGCAAACGATCATTGTTATTTAGTTTGTATTTTCCCAAAGCTTCTGTGCAAAGTATTGTTCAGAATGTTTAGTGACAAGAATTCAAAAGTTGTTCATAGCATATGTTTTATGTTCATGTCCTTGTTTGTGACTATGCCCATTTACTGGCTTTCTAAAAACATACAGAAAGCAACAATATACCCCATTATTTTGTGTGTAGATTATCTCtgaacaaaacatttcacattatAAGTGAATTATGAGCGCTACACAAAATTAGCAACATGCAAATCAAATTATGGTATTGgcaacatttttaacaaatatgTTGTAAATCCATAACACCATTTCATAACACATACTATTTACATTTGACATCAAAGTGTTTAACAGAAGCTAAAGCACATGAATCCATTGCAATAAAATTTATACCTCTGTTTTGAATTGAGTATAGAAAATTTAGCCTAGCTCTGCCACCTGCACCATCGCTGCCGCCTCCCAAAGTGAGATCTGACCTCCAAGCATATTCACATTTCTAGTGGTACCTGACAAAAACATCAATCTATTATTTTCCTGAACCATGGTCCttcacaaaacaggtaaaaaattaattcaatttctgtattttCAAAGTTTAATATGATAAGTATTATAGACACTAGAGATGGTTACTTGACCTTGCTTAAAATACagcaaatttatttttaactaCCTGTAGTTTATTTGATCTATATCATGATTCAGTAAACAGGGCTGGATtagtatatttgtatttattctattgtatttgcattaaacaacaacatatcttacAGACCAAAAAAATCTACATTTAAGAGCCTGTTTTAGCTATAAAAATAATCAATCATTGCCTTTTGATGCATATGTATAAGAATCAAAgtaacacatttacaaatgttcataaatacaacaaatgttttaacatcagcaactgtttaaataaaataaagcattcACATGGGTGAAGAATTTGTATTATTGTTGAGAACACAAAGTATTACCAGCATATTGAGGGAACATAAGAAAATGTTAGTTTTACAGCATATTTCAAAATACTATTAAAGACCTtataacaaaagaaataaatagaATGTACAAATGTTGTCTGATTACTTGTGTTGGAATTAATAGAACCAGTCCTGCTGATTTAAATGGCTATGAGAACATTTTAAACGATCGATGCAATGAATACATTGAACAGTATTTAACAGCACTACAATAAAacttgaaatgtttaaaaaacaatgtaCATTGAAATTGCATAATCACTTCAAAATTCTACAGAATCTAAGAAAACAAACCTGAACGTTTGTGATTCATGCTGTAGGCAGCAGGGGGCGCCACTCACTGTACATTGGACCCACATTTGAAATGATGCAGATATTGTAGCAGTTTTATAGGTTATCACTCTTTAAAGTTCGTTTTtgacagacacaaaaacagtataTAACTGCACCATCAAACATTCTCCATCCAATCCATTGTGTTTTCACCAGAGCGAGAATCTTCTAAACCCACATCCTTTAGATTAGCACTTTTTAACTTCACAATTTAATTTTAACAATATTGTCCTACTTCATCCTTAACTCTGACAGCTCTTTTCTGTCACCTGGAAGATCAGAAGAGTCCGTTGATCAGTTGAGCCCAAGCTAAAGGTTCAACATTTACACAGCTTTCACTTTTTAGTGGCGACTCTCCGCTTCCTGGTGGCCAGCATGTCATAGAAAGGGTCTCTGCTGATGCTCGCCCTGTAGacaaaacaggtcaaaataatcTGTAAAATCCCACAGAAGCATATTTATTACAATATACAATCATAATGTATATAAAACTATCATATTTTATGGAACCAGTGAATGAGGAATTATGGGTAaaacctgtaaataaataaagagttgcaattgttttgttttggtgtggGTGACCCATATTTCCTGGTAGCTGCACAGAACGTGTTGAGGCTTCTTCTGTAGTATAAACACGGCCTTTACTGACCACAGACTGACATTACTCCAGATGAGTCACAGGACATGTGTTAACTAGACACCTACATAGTTCCCTACACAATACCCACATTACCTCAAAATACGACAGAGGAAggcggagagagagagtttgtaatcattgttttattatgacacATTTTATTAACACCACCCTCAATTCAAATACAATATAGAAAACCTCGAATTTTTCCAACTTTTGTTAAAGATGTCCAACCAAGACACCAAAAGATTTTCTTTTCCAGAACTCTATGTAGCAACCCTTGTGTAATATTTCtcatgaacacacaaaaaaaaccatgTGTTCATTTTGAATGATTTTTAATATCATGTGAGTGACATTCACTAGGAATGGGCCATGTCACCGAGTACTACTTGGCCAAcgagtaataaaataaattgagtTCTGTTGGATAACATACACTACTGTTTGAGCTGCATCTGTTCCATAAAGTGCAGAGTTATAAAATCAGGTGTTTCTGTTTCATTATTAGTATTCAttaaatagtatttattttccctactatggcagtccatggggggtgaggtctgtttggttgctgacattcttcccaatatctttctctgtgttcagagcatttatacaggtttggaataatctgagggtgagtaaatgatgacaggatttaaatttttgggtgaaatttttttaaagaaaatgttagtTCAGAAAAGTTTAATATCTTCGTTTAACATaagtgtgtttgtctttgtttaattgttgtgttttcataaaaataataatgaatcacAGACTATGCATTCGTTTAGTAAGAGGAAAATCCCCaaatctatctatcatctatctatctatctatctatctatctatctatctatctatctatctatctatctatctatctatctatctatctatctatctatctatctatctatctatcatctatctatctatctatctatccatccatccatccatccatccatccatccatccatccatccatccatccatccatccatccatccatccatccatccatccatccatccatccgtaATAAAACGTGAAATATCGTTATTATTACTGTTACTGACTGAGTACATTTTCTGGCAGGTATGTAAAAAATTTTGGACCCTGTATTTCACTATAGCAGACAAGTTCACACAGTATTTTGTAGTGCTGAATTACATAGGATATATTGGGTATATATCGGTTCAATAACACAGAGAAATGGGGTATTTGTGCAGCAAAGAAATCTGTTTAAGGCCACGCCAGAAAAAATGTCCCAGACTTATGGCTAAACAATGAAAGACTAAGCACTCTTTGCCTTCCCTTTTCTCTGCCGATAAATGCTGATTTATCCTCAGGAAACCCATTTAACCTTGAGAGGACTTGGGTCAGTCTGACTCCATTAGTCTTGTCAGCACTACAATGCAAGAGAGCCATTCTCATTTCCCCAGTCCCTTCATGTGTACGCACGTCTAAAACACTGAAACTACTGTACAGCTGTGATCATTTGTGATAGTCTTAgtttgcatatgtgtgtgtatgcacatGACCTACAGCTGACACGCCTCGGTCAGACAGGAAGAAAACGATAAGCCCTGCCACGATAAAGTCTTACTTGATGGATTTAATCCACTCTTCCTTCTCTTCGGGAGTGGGCGCTGATATTCTGTACACCACGTGATTCCCCTCCACCACCTTCCCGTCGGCTTCCGTCTTGCATGCTTTTATTACCTGCCCCTTGTGACTGGGGTTGTAGAGCTCAAAGCAATTCTGAAAGGTTAAAATATGACGTGGTCACTTTTACTTCTTTAATTCACCATTGACAAACTTTACGTAGCAAATATAggattataaaaaaaacagtttagcAGAGAGTGAGTTTCACATTGTGTCGGAATGATTATAATTACAGTACAATGCACACATCCTATGACTCGTAATTGATTAGTTTCTATGGCGACGCTTTTAACAGCAAATCATTCATCTGTGGCTTTGTGCTGACAACATCGCTTTCATTCAGATTCACTCATTTATAACTATGTACTTGCAAAATGTTAAGAAGCAAAGCAGAACAGTCCTGTAGCTTAACCGACAAAGCGTTAACGCTAGCATCGCTAACGGCATTGGTTCAATTCCCAGGGAAGACataaagcaataagcaaatGGATAGATTACAGGACAAAGGCATCTGTCAAATTGTAAATACAGTTGCCTGTCTGTCTTTAGATGTTGAGGTTACTGACATAgaatttaaagtcccagtgaaattaaaaataacaattccaattttttcttgaaatattgcagcgtttattgtaaatagcttaccttctctttttaaaattcatgtgccctcataatcttctcttaaaatctgaaaatgcagttctgtcctgtagtgactattcATCTTATATGACTtaagttagacggcttgggcaggGCATCTGTTAAGTCCTCCCcagtctgctcccagttccatttcaaaatgcaacggctgtttttatacattaaatcgcaggaaaaaacaagccacgcccacaattTTTTCTAATTAAAAATTCTGTTTCATTCGGAAAggcgtcagaatacggaagtaaacacgatcacaacttccggttcacagggacttgaACTGTTACATGCTGTTTTATAGTTacgcaatttaaaaaataatgcacTTAACATCTCAAGTATCAAGAGGAACTCACAGGTTTCCTTGGTTCCTCGACCTCTCTTATACTGAGATTCTCCAGTGGAATGATCCCTCGAGGCTCTTTGTCCTGTGAACACACATTTCATTCTTTAATCCCCGTTTTAAaggtctgtttattttttattatttaagcaattACATCTTAATCTTTAATATGTTTCAATACGTGAAGTGGAGGATGGGGAGCTTTGGAAAAAATGTCATAAGCAACTACTGACTGTCTGTCTCTTAGTCTAAATGTGGAACACAGCCAGGcgcaaaaaaaataaacattatttcctTCCACTTTGCTGATGAGACGGCAAAGCGGGAGGCGATTGTGATTGTGTTCTGTGCAGGGGTCTGGTATTAAACCAGCCACATGTTCACTTCCAACCCAGAGATCATGTGCTTGTTTGGTCTCAGTTGAGAATGTAAGGCACAGCGGAGCACTAGTATATGACAAGATTatgaattttgtttttctgattttgttATCTCACGTCTCTTATTTTCTTACTGTGACATTAAAATATAGAACATATCCCTgctgtaaaaaacaatatagaaccctgcccaaaacatgATAGataatgtaatggatttaatggttataataggaAATTTATTGGCTTTAatagaaactataatggtgtttATCTGATGGAGTCTATTGGTGGgttgttatctggcagatgggaCCCATGAAATCATTTTGGACTAATGCTCAAAacactacaaaaaataattttgtaatggtttttagTGGGTTTCTAGTGTTTTCTTTAGCAATGATTTGAGCATATAACTTACTGTTGTATATTCAAAGTAATACAGACAATTGTCTGTCAAAATGAACCATCTCCTCTTCCAGGTCTTCACTCGCCCACCTGCAAGTTAAAACAGATCACTGAATAATCTAAAACAATTGCATTGCATGGAGCTGGTGTAGTTTCTGTTTTACAACTaacattttcttaaagggatagttcacccaaaaatgaaaattctgtcatcatttactcaccctaagattgatccaaacctgcatacatttctttgttctgctaaactcAAGGAAGATATCTGAAAGAACGTCAGTAAGAAAaatagatctcatcccccattgactcccgtagtatttattttgcctactatgacagtaaatgggggatgagatctgtttggttactgacattcttccaaatatctttctttgtgctcagcagaacaaagaaattcatacagatttggaacagcctgactgagcgttcccaccaaacgcgacttgcTCGAATGAATCGCGCTATTCGCACGTAGTTGGacacttgaacattttgagtttactcgcttcattcgcgcgtgaaattcGCTTCGTTCGCGCATGAAATTCACTTCAGAACAGACGCGAATTCACGTCATGGAAGGGGTTTCTGACAGGCGGCTCCAGTCTCGTGTATATATATAGCTCAAATTGAGTAAAGATcgttttttacaatttaccagattgtccgacctcctcactcactttcttccaagcaagatcctttttattcctgtttcgataaaagtaagatctatcgtacagctccgggtatccacatacagcaaagatgattttgtcctccattgttgtttcggatttctgcctccgctcGCTACGTCACAAtaacgtcactactagagcaagctcctgattggttaacgtgGCGCGAATTTTCGCCAAAGTTCAGATCTTTCAATTCgcccgaaacgctcaattcACGCCGTGTCATTCGTGCCGCCTCACTCGCGCGAATCGTGCCGCAGGATGtcctatcgcgtctttgcattgacttaacatgtaaatcactcgcacttaacgcttcattcgcgtttggtgggaacgcagcttgagagtgagtaaatgatgagagaattttcatttttgggtgaactatcccttaaatgcACATTAGTGGACATTAAAGCATCATTACTCATAAAAGCATCTTAAACGCTATAATAATCCGCCAGTAACATCAGAATTATCTATTCTGATCTGAATTACTATGAGATTTATGCTATGAGAAAAAATGCTTAAAGCTCCTCATTGCTTTGAATGACGTCAGAGTAAAACATCTGCTGTTTAAaatccaagaaaaaaaaaacagatggaTGACAGATATGTATAGATAAAACAAACCTAATTTTAACAGCCACCCCTCTCTGTCCGGATTGAAGAATGTGTGGGTTAGATCATTCCCATCATCTTCAGGAATTTTGAAAGGCTCATTTTTAATTCTCTCGTATAAATtctgtgggaacaaaagatcaTTATGTTAATGCGTGTTGTGTGGTTACATAAGTGTATCGTTTGAAACTTGTTCCGCCACAGCAGAAAGCAGAAACTGACTCGGAGCAGGTCCTCGGGCAGATCTCCACCCTCATTGATGCCCCGGTTCATTAAGATGAACCTCTCCACAGTGGGCTTGTCTCTAACATTGGGGTTGTGCAGGCTGGTGTTCAGcatgatgacagaaaatgagAGAACGTAGCACGTGTCTGGCGAGAGAAGAAATCACTGgagtaaataaagcatttatttgAAGATATTAAAACCTTGCAATTGCTCAGTTTAATCGTTCCTTAGTTGCCTCCTATTGCCTCgtattataaaaacattcaatatGATGCAACACAAAGGCCACTTTTTAATCTGACGGATAGTGTTTCTGGATCTTTAGAAGGAATCATGCTGAAAGGAAAATAATGCAGTCggaaatattaatatttcaggAAATAAAAACTCCCCTGCGACTAGTTTTAGTGCAATGTTTTCAGTCCATTTCTAGTCTGTTGCATTTTATACAGTCTTTCAGAACTGATGTGCCAATATGTGCACTATTTGACCGGCAGTTATAAAGCTTTCTGTTGTGTGGGCCAGAATCtccagagagacagagagtgtTGTGTAATTCAACATTGCCTTGCACAGAGAGAAAAACTGAAGTTGTGTTCCAAAAGATGGTACATTATACACTACACACTATGCAATTAAATGTTGTACTGTGCGTCAAGTGTATGAATTTTACAAGGGTATGCAATCGCCTATGGAACACTCATACTACACTCCTACACGCTGTCTGCACAGGACGTGATGCggcacgacaaaagacaatagagcCCATTACAACCTATTATAACTTTAAATTGTgtgcacactggatgcggcgtgaCGCGACACTTCAAACCCATTAAAGTCCCACTGCATTCGACCAttttatcacttaaaaaaaaaaacttctgtgATAATGTCTTAATgcctttaaagccacaatatggaagaattttgttatgaaatatccaaaaatcactttcacagtgtgatatatttcatgcagttgtgtacttacattatcccaaatgttcccaagaatgtgcaagtccagagaaattcctatttaaaataatggcccttgtctcccttgtgtttgtcgcatatcagtgacctaatatccggtgctccgcactaccctaagtttccggttgtagaaactatggcaacacgcaaatgcggaagtggttatacagcatctgggacgcagcatctgttgttctgttattatggatcacgattactctttggcgagtaaaggaaacccaaaaaagcgtaaacgtaggccaaatgaggcaagcaggcttatggacaaatgaagaaataaaacaaggattaatatcggcgtggctttttctaaatggagagagcttcgcgaccaacttggacttgacagagactccgctctcgcatgtgttttaatagacaggtaagcacatttttttattgtacacgaaatattcatgcacagattatttgaatagttatgaatgcagttaccctatgaaatacaacatatgtcgcacaaaaatatgtagccaataatgTTACtgtacttgtaaatgctgtgggttgtTCCAATTAACTTtataaacgacgactgtatgactgttttaaacaggtaaaactgtgtagcattacgctaccaaatcaatgaacaaagtccaatatcagtcgcgggctaa
This genomic window from Triplophysa rosa linkage group LG18, Trosa_1v2, whole genome shotgun sequence contains:
- the cyth3a gene encoding cytohesin-3 isoform X3; its protein translation is MTEIEHLTCVRENKSTQRNKQIAVGRKKFNMDPKKGIQFLLENDLLQHTPEDISQFLYKGEGLNKTAIGDYLGERDDFNIKVLQAFVELHEFADLNLVQALRQFLWSFRLPGEAQKIDRMMEAFAARYCQCNPGVFQSTDTCYVLSFSVIMLNTSLHNPNVRDKPTVERFILMNRGINEGGDLPEDLLRNLYERIKNEPFKIPEDDGNDLTHTFFNPDREGWLLKLGGRVKTWKRRWFILTDNCLYYFEYTTDKEPRGIIPLENLSIREVEEPRKPNCFELYNPSHKGQVIKACKTEADGKVVEGNHVVYRISAPTPEEKEEWIKSIKASISRDPFYDMLATRKRRVATKK
- the cyth3a gene encoding cytohesin-3 isoform X2, yielding MDEDNRVPDDLSLEERDELSNIRRRKKELLDDIERLKFEISEVMTEIEHLTCVRENKSTQRNKQIAVGRKKFNMDPKKGIQFLLENDLLQHTPEDISQFLYKGEGLNKTAIGDYLGERDDFNIKVLQAFVELHEFADLNLVQALRQFLWSFRLPGEAQKIDRMMEAFAARYCQCNPGVFQSTDTCYVLSFSVIMLNTSLHNPNVRDKPTVERFILMNRGINEGGDLPEDLLRNLYERIKNEPFKIPEDDGNDLTHTFFNPDREGWLLKLGGRVKTWKRRWFILTDNCLYYFEYTTDKEPRGIIPLENLSIREVEEPRKPNCFELYNPSHKGQVIKACKTEADGKVVEGNHVVYRISAPTPEEKEEWIKSIKASISRDPFYDMLATRKRRVATKK